From the Zymomonas mobilis subsp. pomaceae ATCC 29192 genome, the window TCTTTAAGACCGCTTAAGGTATCAATCTTACCTTGGACAGCGGCCTCGGTAAGAACGCGGGTCGTTTCCTGGAAGGAGGCGGCAGAAATAAAGCTGCGGGTCTGAAGCGAAGCTTTAGTGATACCTAACAGAATAGGCATAGCCTGCGCTGGTTCCTGACCTTCGGCTTCCAGCTTGGCATTAACCGCCTCGAAGTCTTCTTTTTCGACCTGTTCACCCGGTAAGAAGATACTATCTCCAGCCTGCGTAATTTCAACTTTAAGCAACATCTGACGAACGATCGTTTCAATGTGCTTATCGTTAATTTTCACACCTTGCAGACGGTACACTTCCTGAATTTCCGAAACAAGATATTCAGCCAAGGCTTCAACACCCAGAACTTCCAGAATATCATGCGGATCAGGGCTACCACTGATCAGATTGTCACCCCGTTTGACGTGGTCACCTTCCTGAGCATCAATAACCTTGGATTTCGGCACCAGATATTCGATTGGCTCTGAACCATCATCTGGACGGATGATAACTTTCCGTTTGGCTTTATAATCTTTACCAAATTCGACGCGACCAGACACTTTCGCAATGATCGCATTTTCTTTTGGTTTCCGGGCTTCGAACAGCTCGGCCACACGTGGCAGACCACCGGTAATATCACGCGTTTTAGCCGATTCACGGCTGACACGCGCAAGAACGGTACCGGCCAAGACTTCTTGTCCGTCATCGACCGAAATAACCGTACCCGGTGACAGCATGTAACGGGCAGTTTCGCCAGAATCACCATTTAACAAAGTTAAACGTGGGCGAAGGTCTTCTTTACCCCGTGGTGCGCGATATTCCACTACCACGCGTTGAGAAATACCCGTTGCTTCGTCGACCTGTTCTGTCAGGGTCTGATTCTCTACCAAATCCTGATATTTGACGACGCCCGCACTTTCCGTCAGCACTGGAATGGTGAAAGGATCCCATTCGGCCAGTCGATCGCCCTTCTTCACCATATCACCATCTTCATGCAGCAAATGGGCACCCAGAAGGATACGGCTTGAGGCAAGTTCACGACCGTCAGCACCCATCAATGCCAATTCACCCGTACGGCTAAGCGCAATCAGCTTACCCTGAGGGTCAATAATGGTACGAAGATCACGATATTCCAGACGACCATCCGTGACAGCTTCAAGATGAGACTGTTCATTTAACTGAGCAGCACCACCAATATGGAAGGTACGCATCGTCAACTGAGTACCCGGTTCACCGATTGACTGTGCCGCAATAACGCCGACAGCTTCACCGATATTAACCGGCGTACCACGCGCAAGATCACGACCATAACAAGCGGCACAAACCCCGCCATGGGATTCACAGACCAACGGACTACGGATTTTTACAGACTGGATACCAATATCTTCGATAACAGCGATATGCGCTTCATCGAGCAGCGTGCCTACGGCGATCGCTGTTTTACCGTCGGTACCGATAATATCTTCCGCTAAAGTCCGTCCAAGGATACGTTCACCCAAAGAGGCAATAACATTACCGCCCTGTGTAATGGCCTTCATCTCAAGCGCGCGTTCGGTACCGCAATCCTCTTCAACGACCACACAATCCTGACTGACGTCCACAAGACGACGGGTCAAGTAACCAGAGTTAGCCGTCTTCAATGCGGTATCCGCAAGACCCTTTCGAGCACCATGGGTAGAGTTAAAGTATTCAAGAACGGTCAAACCTTCCTTGAAGTTCGAGATGATCGGCGTTTCGATGATTTCACCTGATGGTTTCGCCATCAAACCGCGCATACCAGCCAGCTGTTTAATCTGGGCAGCAGAACCACGGGCACCGGAATGCGCCATCATGTAAATAGCGTTAACCGGCAATTCCCGTCCATCTGGTCCTTTATGAACCATCTGGATTTCTTTCATCATCTCGGCCGCAACACGATCACCACAACGCGACCATGCATCGATGACCTTGTTGTATTTTTCCTGCTGCGTGATCAAACCATCCTGATACTGTTGTTCAAAATCTTGAACCAGACCACGGGTTTCTTCAACCAGGGCTTCTTTCGCCGCAGGAACGATCATATCGTCCTTACCGAAGGAAATGCCTGCCTTACAAGCGTATTTGAAGCCTAGCGACATGATCGCATCGGCAAACAATACCGTATCCTTCTGACCCGTATGACGGTAAACGGTATCGATGACATCACCGATATCTTTTTTCGTCAACAAACGGTTGATCGTTTCAAAAGGAACCTTGAAGTTTTTCGGCAGGGTTTCACCCAACAGCATACGACCCGGCGTAGTTTCAACCCGCTTCATGTAGGTCTCACCCTGCTCGTCCACCTGTGGCACACGGCTGGTGATTTTGCTGTGCAACGTAACCGCACCGACATTTAAGGCCTGATGCACTTCCGTCATATTGGCAAGACGCATACCTTCACCCGGTTCATTTTCTTTCGCCATGGAAAGATAATAAATACCGAGAACCATATCCTGCGACGGCACAATAATAGGCTTACCATTGGCCGGTGACAGAATATTATTGGTAGACATCATTAGCACGCGCGCTTCAAGCTGTGCTTCAAGGGATAGTGGCACATGAACGGCCATCTGATCACCATCAAAGTCAGCATTAAAGGCCGAGCAGACCAGAGGATGAAGCTGGATAGCTTTACCTTCGATCAAAACGGGTTCAAATGCCTGAATACCCAAGCGATGCAAGGTTGGTGCACGGTTTAACATCACGGGATGTTCGCGGATAACCTCTTCCAGAATATCCCAAACTTCTTTCCGCTCTTTTTCAACCCATTTCTTAGCTTGCTTCAAGGTCATTGAAAGACCTTTCGCATCAAGCCGCGAATAGATGAAGGGCTTAAAGAGTTCGAGCGCCATTTTCTTAGGCAGACCGCACTGATGTAATTTCAGCTCCGGCCCCGTCGTGATGACAGAACGACCTGAATAGTCAACGCGTTTACCCAACAGATTCTGACGGAAACGCCCCTGCTTACCTTTCAGCATATCTGATAAGGATTTCAGCGGACGTTTGTTACCCCCTGTAATCGTGCGACCGCGACGTCCATTATCAAACAGGGCATCGACCGCTTCTTGCAACATCCGTTTTTCATTGCGGACAATGATATCCGGTGCACGGAGATCCATCAGCCGCTTTAAACGGTTGTTACGGTTAATAACCCGACGATAAAGATCATTAAGGTCAGAGGTCGCAAAACGCCCTCCATCCAACGGCACCAACGGACGTAATTCTGGTGGAATAACCGGAATAACTTCCAGAATCATCCATTCAGGGCGGTTACCAGATTCGATGAAGCTTTCGACAACCTTCAAACGTTTGATAATCTTCTTCGGCTTCAGCTCTGATTTAGTATGCTTCAGCTCTTCAAGAAGATCTTCGCGCTCGGTTTCAAGATCAAGGGCTTCTAAAAGCTTCTTAACTGCTTCAGCACCGATACCCGCCGAGAAAGCATCTTCCCCATACTGATCCTGCGCATCAAGCAGTTCATCTTCAGTCAAAAGCTGGAATTTTTTGAGCGGGCTCAAACCCGGCTCAATAACGATATAGCTTTCGAAATAAAGGACCCGTTCGAGTTGCTTCAACTGCATATCAAGCAGAAGACCGATACGGCTTGGTAAGGATTTTAGGAACCAGATATGCGCAACCGGCGCTGCTAGTTCAATATGACCCATCCGCTCACGGCGCACCTTGGAAACGGTGACTTCAACGCCGCATTTTTCGCAGACGATGCCTTTATATTTCATGCGCTTATACTTGCCGCATAAGCATTCGTAATCTTTAATCGGGCCAAAGATACGTGCGCAGAAAAGACCATCCCGTTCCGGTTTAAAGGTACGGTAATTGATCGTTTCAGGCTTTTTTATCTCGCCATAAGACCATGAACGGATCCGCTCAGGAGAAGCGATGCTGATCTGGATGTGATCAAAATGCTCCGGACTAGCAAGCGGATTGGCAAAATTAGCTAATTCGTTCATTCTCAATCCCTTCATAGAAAGGGCCAATAGATAAGGCAGGGGCACATGGTACAGCGATTAGAGCCATACCATGTGTAGGAAGATCAGCGTTTATTCAGCGGCTACCTGAAAACTGCCATCGTCTTCATCCTGCGCCTTGGTCGTCTTAAGCTCGACGTTCAGCCCCAGACTGTGCATTTCCTTGACAAGCACATTGAAGCTTTCAGGAATGCCCGCCTCAAAGGTGTCATCGCCCTTTACAATGGCTTCATAAACCTTGGTTCTGCCGACGACATCATCAGATTTGACCGTCAGCATTTCCTGTAAGGTATAAGCAGCCCCATAAGCCTGCAACGCCCAAACTTCCATTTCACCGAAGCGCTGGCCACCGAACTGTGCTTTACCACCCAGCGGCTGCTGCGTGACAAGACTATAGGGGCCAATGGAACGGGCATGGATTTTGTCATCGACCAAATGATGCAGTTTAAGCATATAAATATACCCAACCGTCACCTTACGATCGAACTGTTCACCTGTCCGACCATCGTAAAGCTCAACCTGTCCAGAATCATCGACACCGGCCAGAGCTAACATGTCGGAAATATCTTCAGGTTTGGCACCATCGAAAACCGGCGTTGCCATAGGCACACCATTTTTCAAAAGGCCAGCCATCTCAACGATCTGGGCATCGCTACGCGCATTGATATCGTCTGTATATTTCTCGCCATAGACTTCCAACAGCCGTTCTTTCACAGCTTCGGGTGGAGAGAAATCCCATTCGTAACGATCAGCATTCGCTTCACGCCATTCATCAAGAGCATTACGGATTTTAGCACCCAGACCACGAGCAGCCCAACCCAAATGGGTTTCGAAGATCTGACCGATGTTCATACGACTTGGCACACCCAATGGGTTAAGCACAATATCGACAGGCGTCCCATCCGCAAGGAAAGGCATATCTTCAGGTGGCAAGATACGGCTGATAACCCCTTTGTTACCATGACGACCGGCCATCTTATCACCTGGCTGAAGCTTACGCTTCACGGCGACAAAGACTTTTACCATTTTCAGAACACCCGGTGGTAATTCATCACCCCGTTGTGCTTTTTCAACGCGATCTTCAAACCGCTTCCGAATGATCTCATCAGCACTATCATACTGATTTTTGATCGCTTCGAGGTCAGCCTGACGTGCATCGTCGATTACCGCAAATTTGAACCATTTATGGGGTTCAACAGAGACGAGCACTTCCTCGTCAATTACGGCACCTTTTGGGATAGTTTTGAGCGGAGCAGCAGCCACCTGCTGACCCATCAATACTTCCTGAAGCTGCGCATAGGTGGCGCGATTCAAAATCGCGCGTTCATCCTCACGGTCTTTCGTCAAACGCTCAATTTCTTCGCGTTCGATAGCCATTGCGCGTTCATCTTTATCCACACCATGACGGTTAAAGACACGAACATCGACAATAGTACCCGCAACACCGGGGGGCAGACGTAAGGAGGTATCGCGAACATCCGACGCTTTTTCACCAAAAATGGCGCGCAGCAATTTTTCTTCTGGCGTCATGGGGCTTTCGCCCTTGGGGGTGATTTTACCGACTAAAATATCGCCCGGCTGCACTTCTGCACCGATATAAACGATACCGGCTTCATCAAGGTTGCGAAGGGCATCCTCGCCGACATTCGGAATATCACGGGTAATATCTTCCGGCCCAAGCTTGGTATCCCGTGCCATTACTTCAAATTCATCAATGTGAATTGAAGTGAACACGTCATCCTTCACAATGCGTTCGGAAATCAGAATGGAATCTTCATAGTTATAACCATTCCAAGGCATAAAGGCGACGAGCACATTGCGCCCTAACGCCAATTCACCCATTTCGGTGGAAGGCCCATCCGCTAACACATCACCGGCATTCACAATATCGCCAACACTTACCAACGGACGCTGGTTAATGCAGGTTGATTGATTAGAACGCTGGAATTTCATTAACCGATAGATGTCGACACCGGGTTTGCCAGCTTCGACTTCGCCGGTTGTACGGATAACGATACGAGAAGCATCAACCTGATCGACGATACCGGAACGTCTGGCCGAGATGGCAGCTCCAGAATCACGTGCGACGGTTTCTTCCATTCCGGTACCAACAAACGGTGCTTCTGCCCGAACTAACGGAACAGCCTGCCGCTGCATGTTGGAACCCATCAAAGCGCGGTTAGCATCATCGTTTTCAAGGAACGGAATGAGAGAGGCTGCTACCGAAACCAACTGTTTCGGGCTCACATCCATCAACGTAACCTGTTCACGCGGAGCCATGAGGAATTCACCCGCTTCACGTGCAGAAACCAGATCTTCCACAAAATGCCCTTCGGCATCTAATTCTGCGTTAGCCTGTGCAACCGTGTAACGGCTTTCTTCCATTGCGGAAAGATAGACAACCTCATTTGTTACCTTGTGATCGACGACCTTACGATAAGGCGTTTCGATAAAGCCATATTTGTTAATACGGCTAAAGGTAGCAAGCGAGTTAATCAGGCCGATATTCGGACCTTCTGGCGTTTCAATCGGGCAGATACGACCATAATGCGTAGGATGAACGTCGCGCACTTCAAAGCCCGCACGTTCACGCGTTAGACCACCCGGCCCAAGCGCTGAAACACGACGTTTATGCGTGACTTCAGAAAGCGGGTTGGTCTGATCCATAAATTGTGAAAGCTGCGAAGAACCGAAGAATTCACGAACCGCGGCAACCGCTGGTTTCGCATTAATCAGATCATTCGGCATCACCGTTGAGACATCAACCGAGGACATGCGCTCTTTAACGGCGCGTTCCATGCGGAGAAGACCTACACGATACTGATTTTCTAGCAATTCACCGACAGAACGGACACGACGGTTACCGAGGTTATCGATATCGTCGACTTCTCCCTTACCATCTTTTAGATCAACCAGCGTTTTTACAACGGCCAGAATATCTTCAGCGCGTAAGGTAGTCGTTGTATCCGGACAATCCAGATCAAGACGCATATTCAATTTTACGCGACCAACAGCGGATAAGTCATAACGTTCTGGATCGAAGAACAAACCATAGAAAAGGGCTTCAGCCGTTTCCTTGGTGGGCGGTTCCCCCGGACGCATAACACGATAGATCTCGGCCAGGGCATGGTCGCGATCTTCGGCTTTATCTGCCTTTAAGGTATTCCGAATCCATGGACCCGTTGAAACGTGGTCAATATCCAAAAGATCAAGAGTGACGACACCGGCATTATCCAGTAATTCCAGATTTTCAGGCGTGACTTCATCACCTGCCTCAATCCAGATACGTCCCGTTGATTCTTCGATAATATCGTAGGCGGAATAGTGACCGTAAATTTCTTCAGTCGGAATGAGAAGCGTTTCTAAACCATCCCGTCCGGCTTTATTGGCGGCACGTGGAGAAATTTTCTGACCCGCTGGAAAGATAACCTCGCCGGTATCGCCATTAACGATATCAAAAATCGGTTTACGACCACGCCAGCTTTCAGCGATATAAGGCACCTTCCAGCCCCCGTCACCACGGACGAAAGTGATCGTATTATAAAAATGATGCAGAATCTGTTCTGCATTCAGGCCTAAAGCATAGAGTAGGCTCGTAACCGGTAACTTGCGCTTACGGTCAATCCGAACATTAACAATATCTTTGGCATCGAATTCAAAATCGAGCCAAGAACCACGATAAGGAATAACACGGGCAGCAAACAGGTATTTACCTGAAGAATGCGTTTTACCTTTATCATGATCAAACAGAACACCCGGGCTACGATGCATCTGGCTGACAATAACGCGTTCTGTACCATTGATGAAGAAGGTACCATTCCGCGTCATGAGGGGCATGTCACCCATATAGACATCTTGTTCTTTAATATCGAGAACAGAACGGGTGTCAGTGTCGGGATCGACTTCAAAAACGATCAGACGCAAGGTGACGCGCATCGGTGCAGCATAGGTAATACCCCGCTGACGACATTCATCTACGTCAAATTTGGGTTCTTCAAGCTCATACTGAACAAAATCCAGCTCAGCCACGCCCCCAAAATCACGGATCGGGAAGACAGACCGAAGTGTCTTTTCTAATCCCGAAACATAATTATCCTGTGGGCGTGAACGCAGAAAGTTTTCATAACTATCACGCTGAACTTCAATCAGATTCGGCATATCCACTACTTCATGGATATTACCAAACATCTTGCGAATACGCTTCTTCATACTCGCATGGCCGATAGCAGATGCCTTGGTCGCCATATAATCCTCACGCTTCTCAACCGGTCGCCTTGTTAGGGGCGGACTCCTGCCGACAAAGAGTTTATCTCTTGGACAAGATATAAAACTGTTTTATCGGTTTGGCCGAATGCCTTAATGCACATTGCTATAGACAACAAAAAGCCGCGACACATCGAAGGTATCGCAGCTGTCAGCGTCTTTTGCCTGTAGTTTCCTATACTTAGATCCCTGCGCAAGATGGATCTTATCCCGAAAAACTAACAGGAAAGCTTAAATATAAAAATATCTAAGCGTTTACTATGATAGCAATATAGGGAGGCTATCGGTAATTGTCGAGAGGGCACTCGATTTTTTATCTAAAAAAATTATAAATTTTTATAGAAGCAGATTTTTTCCAACGAAGTTTTAAAAAAGTAGAATTATCCGCAACCAAAAATTGGACTCTATATAAACAAAAAAGGCGGCCTTAGGATAAGACCGCCCTTTTTTATAAGGCTTAAGAAGCTTTAAAGCTTACTTCAGCTCAACGGTAGCACCGGCGGCTTCAAGCTGCTTTTTCAGCTTTTCAGCTTCGTCCTTAGCAACGCCTTCTTTGACGGGCTTCGGAGCACCTTCGACGAGCGCTTTAGCATCCGTCAAGCCAAGACCCGTGATTGCACGGACTTCCTTAATGACGTTGATCTTCTTGCCACCGTCACCGGTGAGGATCACATCAAATTCGGTCTTTTCTTCAGCAGCAGCAGCGCCAGCAGCAGCAGGAGCAGCAACAGCAACAGCGGCAGAAGCAGAAACGCCCCATTTGTCTTCGAGAAGCTTAGAAAGTTCAGCAGCTTCAAGAACGGTCAGCGCGGACAGATCTTCAACAATTTTTTCTAAATCAGCCATGATTAACTCCGTAGCGGGGTAAAAATATGCCCCGTGGTTTCAGTTGTTTACTCAAAAAAATCAGGCAGCATCTTTGGCGGCATAAGCACCAAAAACACGTGCAAGCTGACTGGCGGGAGCCTGAATCGTCTGGGCGATTTTGGTTGCAGGTGCACTGATGAGACCCACAATTTTCGCACGCAGTTCGTCCAGGGACGGCAGTTCAGCAAGCGCCTGCACGCCAGCCGTATCGAGGAGAACGTTACCCATGACCGCGCCAACGATTTCCAACTTTTGGTTGGTCTTCGCGAATTCGACCGCTACTTTGGCAGCAGCAACCGGATCCGGTGACGTGGCAAGAGCCGTTGGACCCGTCAGCAATTCGCTGAGCGGAGCCTGCGGCGTTCCTTCGACGGCAATGCGGGCGAGCTTGTTTTTAGCCACTTTGAAGCTGGCACCGGCTTCACGCATTTTTGAACGCAACACAGTGGACTGTGCAACGGTCAAACCGAGATTACGGGTGACAACAATGACACCTGACTCAGCAAACGCGCTTTTAAGACCGGCAACCAGCTCAACCTTTTGAGCTCGTTCCATGCCTCACTCCTTATACGTTGCCTCAATGACCATCCATTAAGGCATTCAAAGTCATCAGATAAATACGCCATCTGATAACTTGTCCGAGGGGTTCGGCAACCAGTCTTAGTTTGCACTTAAAGCCGGTTAAACACTGAAACCCCGTCTATGCGGGTGATTAAGATAGAAAAACCTATCTCCCGCAGTCTCGGACGGCACTGGTTCTGGATAAAAATTCTATCCAAAACAAACTATAAAAAACTTTTCAGGCGGGTCTTTAAAGAAAGACCCGATGAAGATCAAGCCGCAGCAGGAAGATCGGCGATATCAATATCGATACCAGGGCCCATCGTGGAAGAAAGCGCAATTTTCTTCACATAACGACCTTTGGCACCGGCTGGTTTTGCTTTTAACAGAGCATCAACCAACGCATCGAAATTGGCGCGAATATCTTCTGCAGAGAAGCTCGCTTTACCAATACCGCTATGGATAATACCGGTACGATCGACACGATATTCAACCTGACCGCCCTTGGCCGCTTTCACGGCTTCCGTGACATTCATCGTCACCGTGCCAAGCTTAGGGTTAGGCATCATACCCTTTGGCCCAAGAATCTTACCTAAACGACCAACAACACCCATCATGTCAGGGGTTGCAATGCAACGATCGAAGTCAATCGTGCCGCCTTGAATAGCATCCATCAGATCTTCTGCGCCCACGACTTCTGCACCAGCGGCCTTGGCTTCTTCGGCCTTAGGTCCACGGGCGAAAACACCGACGCGAACATTTTTACCCGTACCCTTAGGCAGAGTCACAACGCCACGAACCATCTGATCAGCATGACGCGGATCAACACCAAGGTTAACGGCCAATTCAATGGTTTCATCGAATTTAGACGTTGCATATTGACGCACCAGCGCAATAGCTTCTTCTACGGTGTAGAGTTTCGTCTTATCAACGCCGGCTGCAATAGCTTTCGCTTTTTTTGAGAGTTTAGCCATCTAATCAGCCCTCCACCACTTCGAGGCCCATAGCACGGGCAGAACCTTCGATGATGCGCGTTGCTGCATCGACATCATTTGCGTTAAGATCAGGCATCTTGGTGTTAGCGATCTCAACAATCTGGGAGCGCTTGATTTTACCAGCTACAGCCTTACCCGGTTCTTTAGAACCAGATTTCAAGTTGAGCGCCTTTTTCAGAAGGTAAGATACAGGGGGCATCTTGCTTTCAAAAGAGAAAGAACGGTCAGCATAAACTGTAATGATGGTTGGAAGCGGAGTACCTGGCTCCATACCCTGCGTTTTGGCATTGAAAGCCTTGCAGAATTCCATAATGTTAACGCCGCGCTGACCCAAAGCTGGACCGATTGGCGGACTTGGATTAGCTTTACCTGCCGGCACCTGCAGCTTAATATAGCCGGTAATCTTTTTTGCCATTTTATTCACCCTTTTTCAGGTTGAGCGGTTTACCGGTGACCCCTGTGGTCACCTCCCGCAAAAGGCTTCAATTTTTGTATTGAAGCCTAATTCTTAATAATTTCAGTAAAATTTACTCGGCGCGTTCAACCTGTTCAAACTCTAATTCAACAGGCGTTGCACGACCAAAAATGGAAACAGACACTTTAACTCTTGCGCGGTCAAAATCGAGATCTTCAACGACACCATTAAAGCTAGCAAAGGGGCCTTCAAGCACTTTCACTTGATCACCGATTTCAAAATCGACCTTGATCTGTGACTTTTTGCCCGCCACTTCAGCCTCAGCTTTACGATTGAGGATATGATCAGCCTCGGCATCACTAATAGGTTGAGGTTTTCCAGAAGATCCCAGGAAACCGGTTACCTTCGGTGTATTTTTAACTAGATGATACACATCTTCGTTCATATTCAACTTGGCAAGAACGTATCCGGGAAAGCATTTCCGCTCGACAGCTACTTTTTTACCACGACGAACTTCAACGGCTTGTTCAGTTGGAACTTCGATAGCCTCGACAAGATGCTGAAGACCTAAACGATCAGCCTCGGAAGCTACCGCTTCTTTAACCTTATTCTCAAAACCGGAATAAGCGTGAATAATATACCAGCGCGACATGAAACCAAAAATCCCTTAAGCCAGTAACGACAAGAGAAGCCGAACAACATGGCTGAAAGCAGCGTCGACAACAAAGAAAAAGACACCAAGCAAGATAGCCATTATGGCGACCATAATAGCCGTCATGATAGTTTCCCGTCTGCTTGGCCATACTACTTTAGCAGTTTCGGCCCGGACCTGCCGAAAAAATTCGGCCGGTGTTATTTTGGCCATGTATGCCTCCAAGCTGAAAGCCAGTTTCGTTTGACGCAATTGGCCAGATCTTCTGAAATCAGCCTTGCATAAATCTTTCTATTCCGCGTTACCTTAAATTACCAGAAAAATGGCAGGAGCGGAGGGACTCGAACCCACGGCCCTCGGTTTTGGAGACCGATGCTCTACCAACTGAGCTACAC encodes:
- the rplK gene encoding 50S ribosomal protein L11; translation: MAKKITGYIKLQVPAGKANPSPPIGPALGQRGVNIMEFCKAFNAKTQGMEPGTPLPTIITVYADRSFSFESKMPPVSYLLKKALNLKSGSKEPGKAVAGKIKRSQIVEIANTKMPDLNANDVDAATRIIEGSARAMGLEVVEG
- the rplJ gene encoding 50S ribosomal protein L10, coding for MERAQKVELVAGLKSAFAESGVIVVTRNLGLTVAQSTVLRSKMREAGASFKVAKNKLARIAVEGTPQAPLSELLTGPTALATSPDPVAAAKVAVEFAKTNQKLEIVGAVMGNVLLDTAGVQALAELPSLDELRAKIVGLISAPATKIAQTIQAPASQLARVFGAYAAKDAA
- the rpoB gene encoding DNA-directed RNA polymerase subunit beta, whose translation is MATKASAIGHASMKKRIRKMFGNIHEVVDMPNLIEVQRDSYENFLRSRPQDNYVSGLEKTLRSVFPIRDFGGVAELDFVQYELEEPKFDVDECRQRGITYAAPMRVTLRLIVFEVDPDTDTRSVLDIKEQDVYMGDMPLMTRNGTFFINGTERVIVSQMHRSPGVLFDHDKGKTHSSGKYLFAARVIPYRGSWLDFEFDAKDIVNVRIDRKRKLPVTSLLYALGLNAEQILHHFYNTITFVRGDGGWKVPYIAESWRGRKPIFDIVNGDTGEVIFPAGQKISPRAANKAGRDGLETLLIPTEEIYGHYSAYDIIEESTGRIWIEAGDEVTPENLELLDNAGVVTLDLLDIDHVSTGPWIRNTLKADKAEDRDHALAEIYRVMRPGEPPTKETAEALFYGLFFDPERYDLSAVGRVKLNMRLDLDCPDTTTTLRAEDILAVVKTLVDLKDGKGEVDDIDNLGNRRVRSVGELLENQYRVGLLRMERAVKERMSSVDVSTVMPNDLINAKPAVAAVREFFGSSQLSQFMDQTNPLSEVTHKRRVSALGPGGLTRERAGFEVRDVHPTHYGRICPIETPEGPNIGLINSLATFSRINKYGFIETPYRKVVDHKVTNEVVYLSAMEESRYTVAQANAELDAEGHFVEDLVSAREAGEFLMAPREQVTLMDVSPKQLVSVAASLIPFLENDDANRALMGSNMQRQAVPLVRAEAPFVGTGMEETVARDSGAAISARRSGIVDQVDASRIVIRTTGEVEAGKPGVDIYRLMKFQRSNQSTCINQRPLVSVGDIVNAGDVLADGPSTEMGELALGRNVLVAFMPWNGYNYEDSILISERIVKDDVFTSIHIDEFEVMARDTKLGPEDITRDIPNVGEDALRNLDEAGIVYIGAEVQPGDILVGKITPKGESPMTPEEKLLRAIFGEKASDVRDTSLRLPPGVAGTIVDVRVFNRHGVDKDERAMAIEREEIERLTKDREDERAILNRATYAQLQEVLMGQQVAAAPLKTIPKGAVIDEEVLVSVEPHKWFKFAVIDDARQADLEAIKNQYDSADEIIRKRFEDRVEKAQRGDELPPGVLKMVKVFVAVKRKLQPGDKMAGRHGNKGVISRILPPEDMPFLADGTPVDIVLNPLGVPSRMNIGQIFETHLGWAARGLGAKIRNALDEWREANADRYEWDFSPPEAVKERLLEVYGEKYTDDINARSDAQIVEMAGLLKNGVPMATPVFDGAKPEDISDMLALAGVDDSGQVELYDGRTGEQFDRKVTVGYIYMLKLHHLVDDKIHARSIGPYSLVTQQPLGGKAQFGGQRFGEMEVWALQAYGAAYTLQEMLTVKSDDVVGRTKVYEAIVKGDDTFEAGIPESFNVLVKEMHSLGLNVELKTTKAQDEDDGSFQVAAE
- the rplA gene encoding 50S ribosomal protein L1 — translated: MAKLSKKAKAIAAGVDKTKLYTVEEAIALVRQYATSKFDETIELAVNLGVDPRHADQMVRGVVTLPKGTGKNVRVGVFARGPKAEEAKAAGAEVVGAEDLMDAIQGGTIDFDRCIATPDMMGVVGRLGKILGPKGMMPNPKLGTVTMNVTEAVKAAKGGQVEYRVDRTGIIHSGIGKASFSAEDIRANFDALVDALLKAKPAGAKGRYVKKIALSSTMGPGIDIDIADLPAAA
- the rplL gene encoding 50S ribosomal protein L7/L12 → MADLEKIVEDLSALTVLEAAELSKLLEDKWGVSASAAVAVAAPAAAGAAAAEEKTEFDVILTGDGGKKINVIKEVRAITGLGLTDAKALVEGAPKPVKEGVAKDEAEKLKKQLEAAGATVELK
- the rpoC gene encoding DNA-directed RNA polymerase subunit beta', which gives rise to MNELANFANPLASPEHFDHIQISIASPERIRSWSYGEIKKPETINYRTFKPERDGLFCARIFGPIKDYECLCGKYKRMKYKGIVCEKCGVEVTVSKVRRERMGHIELAAPVAHIWFLKSLPSRIGLLLDMQLKQLERVLYFESYIVIEPGLSPLKKFQLLTEDELLDAQDQYGEDAFSAGIGAEAVKKLLEALDLETEREDLLEELKHTKSELKPKKIIKRLKVVESFIESGNRPEWMILEVIPVIPPELRPLVPLDGGRFATSDLNDLYRRVINRNNRLKRLMDLRAPDIIVRNEKRMLQEAVDALFDNGRRGRTITGGNKRPLKSLSDMLKGKQGRFRQNLLGKRVDYSGRSVITTGPELKLHQCGLPKKMALELFKPFIYSRLDAKGLSMTLKQAKKWVEKERKEVWDILEEVIREHPVMLNRAPTLHRLGIQAFEPVLIEGKAIQLHPLVCSAFNADFDGDQMAVHVPLSLEAQLEARVLMMSTNNILSPANGKPIIVPSQDMVLGIYYLSMAKENEPGEGMRLANMTEVHQALNVGAVTLHSKITSRVPQVDEQGETYMKRVETTPGRMLLGETLPKNFKVPFETINRLLTKKDIGDVIDTVYRHTGQKDTVLFADAIMSLGFKYACKAGISFGKDDMIVPAAKEALVEETRGLVQDFEQQYQDGLITQQEKYNKVIDAWSRCGDRVAAEMMKEIQMVHKGPDGRELPVNAIYMMAHSGARGSAAQIKQLAGMRGLMAKPSGEIIETPIISNFKEGLTVLEYFNSTHGARKGLADTALKTANSGYLTRRLVDVSQDCVVVEEDCGTERALEMKAITQGGNVIASLGERILGRTLAEDIIGTDGKTAIAVGTLLDEAHIAVIEDIGIQSVKIRSPLVCESHGGVCAACYGRDLARGTPVNIGEAVGVIAAQSIGEPGTQLTMRTFHIGGAAQLNEQSHLEAVTDGRLEYRDLRTIIDPQGKLIALSRTGELALMGADGRELASSRILLGAHLLHEDGDMVKKGDRLAEWDPFTIPVLTESAGVVKYQDLVENQTLTEQVDEATGISQRVVVEYRAPRGKEDLRPRLTLLNGDSGETARYMLSPGTVISVDDGQEVLAGTVLARVSRESAKTRDITGGLPRVAELFEARKPKENAIIAKVSGRVEFGKDYKAKRKVIIRPDDGSEPIEYLVPKSKVIDAQEGDHVKRGDNLISGSPDPHDILEVLGVEALAEYLVSEIQEVYRLQGVKINDKHIETIVRQMLLKVEITQAGDSIFLPGEQVEKEDFEAVNAKLEAEGQEPAQAMPILLGITKASLQTRSFISAASFQETTRVLTEAAVQGKIDTLSGLKENVIVGRLIPAGTGAAMKRMRVTANSRDAALRAAQKTVDFGQPSIGFEVDVTETPETTDAAE